DNA from Sorangium aterium:
GCAGCGGGTCCTGCTTGAGGTGGTTGTACTTGTCGAGCATCCACGCCTGGTCCCGCTTGCCCAGGAAGCGATAGGCGATGGTGAGCAGGGTGTCGTGCTGGCCGACGACGTACCGCAGGTTGTACGGCACGATGATCTCCTGCCCGTCGGTCGGCTCGAGCCAGGGCCACGTGTCGTTCGAGAGCGCGAGGACGTCGCTCCGGTCGGCGGTGCCGAGCAGCCGCTCCGCGAGGATCGCCCAGGTCTCGCCCGCGGTGACGCGGTGGTGGCCGAGCGCGGGCACCTCCAGCCGCAGGCCGGGCATGATCGGCACGCCGGCGCCCGCGTCGAGCGCGTTCGCGGCGACGAGCACCTGCTCCATCTGCACGCGCCCGTAAGTGCGCTCCGCGATCTGCGCGAGGGTCTCGCCCTCGCGGACGACGTGCGGGAACGCCGCCGCGGCGCTGCCGACCAGCGTCGTCGCCGCGAGGGCGCCCACGGAAAACCAAGCTCGCCGAGGCATCACGCCGCCGAGGGTACCAGGGGTTCGCGCGCTGTGGGACGGCTCGCGACCGCTCGCGACGGCTCGCGGGGAACGTTTGCCACGATTTCGTCGCGCCTGTCGTTTCGTGCCAGAGTGCGCGCGACGCATGAACGACACGACGACGGCCGGCAGGATCCCGACGTGGCTCTCGCGGCGCTCGCCTGCGGCGGCGCGGCTCCTCACGGCCGGCCTGCTGGGGCTGGCGACGCCGGGCTGCCTCGTCCGGCAGACGCTGTACGACGAGGCACGCGCGGAGATCCGGAGAGAGCGCGAGGCGGGTGACAAGGCGCGGGCCGAGGCCCAGAGCGCCCGCGCCGAGTCCGCGCAGCGGTCCGCGCAGGTCGCCGCCATCGAGGAGGAGCTGGCGCGCCTGGCGGACGACCTCCGGGCGCGCGATCTCAGGCTGTCCGAGGCGACGACGGCCGAGGCGGGGCTCGCGCGGCGGCTCGACGAGCTCGTCGCCATGAACGAGGAGCTGTCGGCGCGGCTCCGGAGCGCCGGGCAGAGCGTGGGGCAGCTCGCCGGGGAGCGGGGCAGCCTGTCGGCGGAGCTCGCGGAGACGCGGGCCAAGCTCGACGATCTGCGCCGAAAGCAGGCGGCGGCGGAGGCGCGGGCGGCCGGGATCCGCGACGCCGTGGACCGGCTCAAGGGCGCCGTCGCCGCGGGGAAGGTCCGTGTCGGGCTCCGCGCCGGGCAGCTCGTGATCGAGGTGCCGAGCGATACGCTCTTCGCCGCGGGGAAGGCCGAGATCCAGCGCGAGGGGCGCGCGGTGCTGGCCGAGATCGCCGCGGTGCTGCGGACGATGCCGGAGCACAGGTTCCAGGTCGCCGGGCACACCGACGACGGCGGCGACGCGAAGAGCAAGAAGGGGAAGGGCGCGCGCCTCCCGTCGAGCTGGGAGCTGTCGGCGGCCCGCGCTGTGGCGGTGGTCCAGGCGCTGATCGCGGAGGGCATGGCGCCCGGGAGCCTGTCCGCGGCTGGATACGGCGAGTTCGCGCCGGCGGCGACGAACGCCACCGCGGAGGGGCGGGCGAAGAACCGGCGGATCGAGATCGGCCTGGTGATGGACCAGGAAGCGTCGGAGAAGGAAAAAGCAGGCGGCCCGAGCGGGGCAGCGCCAAAGCCCTGACGGGTCGCCTCCAGCGCCTCCGGGCGCCGCCTGCGTCACATCACCGATCGCCCGCCTGCCCCGCGGCCGCCGCCTCGCCACGCCGCAGCGCGCATGCCGCGAGGATGCACAGCGCCGGCGTCACGACCATGTGATACCGGTCCTCGCCGAAGAAGACGGCGTGCGTCAGCGCCACCGACGCGACCGCGAACGCGAGGTAGCCGACGACGCCCCCGTTCGCGGGCCGGCCCGGCAGCGGCAGCGCGGCGATCAGCGGGATCGCCACCGCGAGCGGCCAGAACGCGTGCCCGTCGCCAAACACCCCGAGCGCGACCAGCCCGAGCACCGCCGCGAGCGCGAGGAGCTGCGCGGCGAGCTCCCGCCGCGGCCTCCGCCGCGGCATCGCCACGACGCCGAGCGCCGCGGCGGACAGCAGGCCGAGGTGCGACGCCGTGAGCACGCTGCGCCCCGCCGCGCGCCGCTCCTCGGGCCACGCCCCAGGGTCCGCCTCGCCGAGATAGCCGATCGGGAACGACTCGTGATCGAAGGTGAAGCCCAGCTTCCTCGGGATCAGGGCCAGCCAGCGACCTGGATCATCCTTGATCCACTGAAGCCCGGCGGCCATCCAGCAGCGGTCCTGCGCCACCTGGCCGCGCGCGATCGGGCAGCCGTCGCCCGCGCGCAGCGTCTCGAAGCGGCCCGTCGCGCGCGGGAACGCGCCGATGGCGAGGTTCCAGCCGCCGTTCGTCGAGACGAGCGCGCAGCCGTCCATCACGCGGCAGTTGCGGATCGTCCACGGCGCCACCACGGCGAGGGCCGTCGCGGCCGAGAGCGCCGCGGTGAGCGCGCCGCGCCTCCACGCGGCGCGCGCCCCGCCGGACGCCCCGCCGGCGCCCCGCCACGAGAGCAGCGCCAGGGCCGGCGCGCAGAGCAGGCTCTGGGGCCGCACAAGCGCCGAGAGCCCGAGCGCCACGCCCGCGAGGACCGCGCCGCGGGCCGGGCGACCGCGCGCGGCGTCGCGCGCGAGCAGCCACGGCGCCGTCACGAGGCCGAGCGCCGCGAGCGGCTCCGTCATGAGGAGCGCCGCATAGAGGATGAGCCCCGGCGAGAGCGCGGCGAGGAGCGCCGCGACGCGGGCGCGCGCCGGCGTCGTCGCGTACCGGGTGAGGCGGTGGACAACGACGACGAGCAGCGCGCCGATCACCGCGTTCGCGACGGTCGCCACGTGCGGCCCGGCGCCGAACAGCCGGTAGACGAGGGCGAGGAACCCGCTGTAGCCGACCGGGTAATGGCACCACGGATGCCAGACCGCCTGGCCCCCGACGATGAGATCGTCCGAGTAGCCGAGCCCGGCGGCGATGCGGCGCGCGCCGAAATCGTAGTAATGGCCGTCCCACACGGGCTCGCGCGCCCACGCGATCGCCACGTAGAGCCGCGGCAGCAGCGCGAGCGCGAAAGCGAGCGCCGAGAACGCGAGATCCCCGCCGGCGCGCTCTGACATGCCGCGCCCGTCGCGCCCGCCGTACTCGCCGCGCCCACGTCCGAGTCGCGCCGCCCCGTCGCTGGCGCGCGCCGCCTCAGCCATGCGGCTTGGCGCGCGCGCCCGCGGAGATCTCGCGCAGGCGACGCATGTAGGTCTTCGCCACCTGCGCCGGATCGAGCCGCAGGTACTTGGCAATTTCCTGAACGAATCCCTGTACGTAGACGGTCGCTGGCAGGTCGCCTATCGCCTCGTTCTCGATCGCCTGGAGGTGCGCGAGCGAGATCTTGGTCCGCTGGGAGATGTCGGTGAGCTCGACCCCCTGCGACTCGCGCACCTTGCGGAGCAGCGCGCCGCTGAACTGCGTCTCGGCGTTGATCTCGCGCGCGAGCTCGGCCTGGAGCATGGCGAGCTCGGCCACGGCGGCGGCGTTCTCGGCGCGCACCGGGCCGAGCTGCGTGCGCGGATCGTCCGGGTAGGTCGAGAGATCGTACGCGCGGCGGCGCACCGGATCGAGGAGGGTGTCGTGCGCCTCCTCGATGCGCGCCTGCTCCTTCTGGAGCACCGCGGGGCTCAGCACGCTGACGACGGGGAGGCTCCCCTCCCGGTAGGTGTCGCGCTGGCGCTTGTAGGCGCGCCGGATCTCGTCGTCGGCGGCCGTCCGCGCGAGGCCGAGCGCGTCGTAGAGCGTCAGCGGCGCGGCGCTCTTCGAGGCGGCGGCGAGGGCGCGCGCGTGCGCCTCGGCCGGGCGGGAGTCGCGCGCGGCGAGCAGCGCGAGGATGCGCCGGGCCACGCGCTCGAGGTTGCGCGCGCTCTTCGAGGTCGGGCTGTCGATGAGGAGCGGCTGGCGCCGGCGCGCGGTCAGCCACACCGCGTCGTCGTGCTCGATGTGCCCGAGGTAGTCGAGGGAGATGCCGAGGAAGCGCTCCGAGACGGCGCTCATCGCGGGGCCGAGCTCCAGGTCCGAGCGGTGCCGGGTCTGG
Protein-coding regions in this window:
- a CDS encoding LysM peptidoglycan-binding domain-containing protein; translation: MGALAATTLVGSAAAAFPHVVREGETLAQIAERTYGRVQMEQVLVAANALDAGAGVPIMPGLRLEVPALGHHRVTAGETWAILAERLLGTADRSDVLALSNDTWPWLEPTDGQEIIVPYNLRYVVGQHDTLLTIAYRFLGKRDQAWMLDKYNHLKQDPLRRGMVILVPLTDLPLTAEGKAEAASSGALVRSEGAGRARDAQRRVDAELPQLAGDVRSGRYIDAVARASRLLGYGDLARVQIATVQRHLLEAYVALDATGLAETACAAWREADPAARLDPIELSPKIVRACTSSTELHLRAPSPDPAPPIPADAGGGR
- a CDS encoding glycosyltransferase family 39 protein translates to MSERAGGDLAFSALAFALALLPRLYVAIAWAREPVWDGHYYDFGARRIAAGLGYSDDLIVGGQAVWHPWCHYPVGYSGFLALVYRLFGAGPHVATVANAVIGALLVVVVHRLTRYATTPARARVAALLAALSPGLILYAALLMTEPLAALGLVTAPWLLARDAARGRPARGAVLAGVALGLSALVRPQSLLCAPALALLSWRGAGGASGGARAAWRRGALTAALSAATALAVVAPWTIRNCRVMDGCALVSTNGGWNLAIGAFPRATGRFETLRAGDGCPIARGQVAQDRCWMAAGLQWIKDDPGRWLALIPRKLGFTFDHESFPIGYLGEADPGAWPEERRAAGRSVLTASHLGLLSAAALGVVAMPRRRPRRELAAQLLALAAVLGLVALGVFGDGHAFWPLAVAIPLIAALPLPGRPANGGVVGYLAFAVASVALTHAVFFGEDRYHMVVTPALCILAACALRRGEAAAAGQAGDR
- a CDS encoding OmpA/MotB family protein, yielding MNDTTTAGRIPTWLSRRSPAAARLLTAGLLGLATPGCLVRQTLYDEARAEIRREREAGDKARAEAQSARAESAQRSAQVAAIEEELARLADDLRARDLRLSEATTAEAGLARRLDELVAMNEELSARLRSAGQSVGQLAGERGSLSAELAETRAKLDDLRRKQAAAEARAAGIRDAVDRLKGAVAAGKVRVGLRAGQLVIEVPSDTLFAAGKAEIQREGRAVLAEIAAVLRTMPEHRFQVAGHTDDGGDAKSKKGKGARLPSSWELSAARAVAVVQALIAEGMAPGSLSAAGYGEFAPAATNATAEGRAKNRRIEIGLVMDQEASEKEKAGGPSGAAPKP
- a CDS encoding helix-turn-helix domain-containing protein, giving the protein MSSSGESYPPPRYSTLPPGSADDDLPLPGEITSFSSSRSRRVIAVGGGRGGVGKATLAVNLGVYFAQLGRDVIIIDTDAYSPGLHAALGIEAPPLVTREDIEEGKAEPIATTVPGLRLVPTAYDPMTATPHRPSRAAYWMKMIQELDVDYVIVSLGAATGSSTLDLFLHADVGICATTPEPLAVEHSYRFCRALYQRTLRRALMKERFKIRLVEKVAASLPPLATPRDFIMEVKRFDEGVASLAAAQLPRVKPHLVVSQTRHRSDLELGPAMSAVSERFLGISLDYLGHIEHDDAVWLTARRRQPLLIDSPTSKSARNLERVARRILALLAARDSRPAEAHARALAAASKSAAPLTLYDALGLARTAADDEIRRAYKRQRDTYREGSLPVVSVLSPAVLQKEQARIEEAHDTLLDPVRRRAYDLSTYPDDPRTQLGPVRAENAAAVAELAMLQAELAREINAETQFSGALLRKVRESQGVELTDISQRTKISLAHLQAIENEAIGDLPATVYVQGFVQEIAKYLRLDPAQVAKTYMRRLREISAGARAKPHG